One part of the Olleya sp. YS genome encodes these proteins:
- a CDS encoding cytochrome c has product MKHLIKITIIALLAVSFTSCNKKSRPNYQYMPNMYESVGYEAYQEADVTIGQTEIFKNDMEARLPVEGTISRGYTPFDYANDIAGYDLAKAELKSPLDSTQFDEPRAKELYTIYCGICHGNKGAGQGKLVKREKILGVPSYDDAGRAITEGSIYHVMYYGKNSMGSYANFLSEEERWQVVSYVMKLKADLEK; this is encoded by the coding sequence ATGAAACATTTAATTAAAATAACAATAATAGCCTTACTTGCAGTGTCGTTTACGTCTTGTAATAAAAAGTCACGACCTAATTACCAATACATGCCTAATATGTATGAGTCTGTTGGTTATGAAGCCTATCAGGAAGCAGATGTAACAATCGGTCAAACTGAGATATTCAAAAATGACATGGAAGCTCGTCTACCAGTAGAAGGGACAATTTCTAGAGGTTACACACCGTTTGATTACGCTAACGATATAGCAGGTTACGATTTAGCTAAAGCTGAATTAAAGTCACCTTTAGACTCTACTCAATTTGACGAGCCAAGAGCCAAAGAATTATACACTATTTATTGTGGAATTTGTCATGGTAACAAAGGAGCTGGTCAAGGTAAGCTAGTAAAACGAGAGAAAATTCTTGGAGTACCTAGTTATGACGATGCTGGACGAGCAATTACTGAAGGAAGTATTTACCACGTAATGTATTACGGTAAAAACTCAATGGGTTCTTACGCTAACTTTTTAAGTGAAGAAGAACGTTGGCAAGTAGTTTCATATGTTATGAAATTAAAAGCAGACCTAGAAAAATAA
- a CDS encoding DUF3341 domain-containing protein has product MEASKVIHAIYNDDDVLIHAVKKVKAAKHHIEEVYTPFPVHGLDKAMGLAPTRLAICAFMYGCVGLTVAILMMNFIMIEDWPQDIGGKPSFSYLENMPAFVPIMFELTVFFAAHLMVITFYLRSKMWPFKKAENPDPRTTDDHFLMEIPVHGDQQELHDLLTQTGAVEINVVDKAH; this is encoded by the coding sequence ATGGAAGCTTCAAAAGTAATTCACGCTATTTATAACGATGACGATGTGTTAATTCATGCAGTTAAAAAAGTGAAAGCTGCAAAACATCATATCGAAGAAGTATATACGCCTTTTCCAGTTCACGGACTAGACAAGGCAATGGGATTAGCGCCTACAAGATTAGCAATTTGTGCATTTATGTATGGTTGTGTTGGTTTAACAGTTGCTATTTTAATGATGAATTTTATAATGATTGAAGATTGGCCACAAGATATTGGTGGAAAACCAAGCTTTAGTTATCTAGAAAACATGCCAGCATTTGTACCAATTATGTTTGAATTAACTGTGTTTTTTGCAGCACACTTAATGGTAATTACATTTTATTTAAGAAGTAAAATGTGGCCTTTTAAGAAAGCAGAAAATCCAGACCCAAGAACAACAGATGATCATTTTCTAATGGAAATTCCTGTTCATGGTGATCAACAAGAATTACACGACTTGTTAACCCAAACTGGTGCAGTAGAAATTAACGTAGTAGATAAAGCACATTAA
- the nrfD gene encoding NrfD/PsrC family molybdoenzyme membrane anchor subunit has product MASHYEAPIRRPLVTGEKSYHDVTVDIAAPVEGKANKQWWIVFSIALVAFLWGIGCIIYTISTGIGTWGLNRTVNWAWDITNFVWWVGIGHAGTLISAVLLLFRQKWRMAINRSAEAMTIFSVVQAGLFPIIHMGRPWLAYWVLPIPNQFGSLWVNFNSPLLWDVFAISTYLSVSLVFWWTGLLPDFAMLRDRAVKPFQKKIYSLLSFGWTGRAKDWQRFEEVSLVLAGLATPLVLSVHTIVSFDFATSVIPGWHTTIFPPYFVAGAIFSGFAMVNTLLIIMRKVCSLEDYITVQHIELMNIVIMITGSIVGVAYITELFVAWYSGVEFEQYAFLNRATGPYWWAYWAMMSCNVFSPQFMWFKKLRTSIMFSFAISIVVNIGMWFERFVIIVTSLHRDYLPSSWTMFSPTFVDIGIFIGTIGFFFVLFLLYSRTFPVIAQAEVKTILKSSGQRYKNIRERGDNLVGTGSDARTSVPKLKEETTLTPTFAKDSDKVDSILKGVGTFDPNVQTADDLKKINGIGPKMEESLNSIGIYTYAQVSKMTKREYTLLDEITGSFPGRAERDDWSGQAKKLIN; this is encoded by the coding sequence ATGGCGTCTCATTACGAAGCACCTATTAGAAGACCTTTAGTTACTGGCGAGAAATCGTATCACGATGTAACTGTAGATATCGCAGCTCCTGTAGAAGGTAAGGCAAATAAACAGTGGTGGATTGTATTTTCTATCGCTCTTGTAGCTTTTCTTTGGGGAATAGGTTGTATTATTTACACCATTTCAACAGGAATTGGAACTTGGGGTCTAAACAGAACAGTAAACTGGGCTTGGGATATTACTAACTTCGTTTGGTGGGTTGGTATTGGTCACGCAGGAACATTAATTTCTGCAGTACTTTTATTATTCCGTCAAAAATGGAGAATGGCAATTAACCGTTCTGCCGAAGCAATGACCATCTTCTCAGTTGTTCAAGCAGGTTTATTCCCAATTATTCACATGGGTCGTCCATGGTTAGCCTATTGGGTATTACCGATCCCTAACCAATTTGGTTCGTTATGGGTAAACTTTAACTCACCATTACTTTGGGATGTATTTGCAATTTCTACGTATTTATCAGTATCATTAGTATTCTGGTGGACAGGATTATTACCTGATTTTGCAATGCTACGTGATAGAGCAGTGAAGCCTTTTCAAAAGAAAATATATAGCTTATTAAGTTTTGGTTGGACAGGTCGTGCAAAAGACTGGCAACGTTTTGAAGAGGTATCTTTAGTACTTGCAGGTTTAGCAACACCACTTGTACTTTCTGTACACACTATTGTATCTTTTGACTTCGCAACGTCTGTAATACCTGGATGGCATACTACTATTTTCCCTCCTTACTTTGTTGCAGGAGCGATTTTCTCTGGTTTCGCGATGGTAAACACACTACTTATCATCATGAGAAAAGTATGTAGTTTAGAAGATTATATTACAGTACAGCACATCGAGTTAATGAACATAGTCATCATGATTACAGGTTCTATAGTTGGTGTAGCTTACATCACAGAGTTGTTTGTAGCTTGGTATTCTGGAGTAGAATTTGAGCAATATGCTTTCTTAAACAGAGCAACAGGACCTTACTGGTGGGCGTATTGGGCAATGATGTCTTGTAACGTATTTTCACCTCAATTTATGTGGTTTAAAAAATTACGTACAAGTATTATGTTCTCGTTTGCTATTTCAATTGTAGTAAATATCGGAATGTGGTTTGAGCGTTTTGTAATTATTGTAACATCGTTACACCGTGATTACTTACCATCATCTTGGACAATGTTCTCACCTACATTTGTAGATATTGGAATATTTATAGGTACTATAGGATTCTTCTTTGTATTATTCTTATTATACTCTCGTACATTCCCAGTAATAGCACAAGCAGAGGTTAAAACCATCTTGAAATCCTCTGGACAGCGTTATAAAAATATTAGAGAACGAGGAGACAATCTAGTAGGAACAGGGTCTGATGCTAGAACATCTGTACCAAAACTAAAAGAGGAAACAACTCTTACACCTACGTTTGCAAAAGACTCGGATAAAGTTGATAGCATCTTAAAAGGTGTAGGTACTTTTGATCCAAACGTTCAAACAGCAGACGATCTTAAAAAGATCAATGGTATTGGTCCAAAAATGGAGGAATCACTTAATAGTATTGGTATTTATACTTATGCTCAAGTAAGTAAAATGACAAAAAGAGAATATACCTTGTTAGACGAAATTACTGGTTCTTTCCCAGGAAGAGCAGAACGTGACGATTGGTCTGGACAAGCTAAAAAATTAATAAACTAA
- a CDS encoding TAT-variant-translocated molybdopterin oxidoreductase: protein MSSNKKYWKSVEELKDSSIVETLKQNEFVQEIPTDEFLGDKDTLEASSTTRRDFLKYVGFSTAAASLAACEGPVVKSIPYVVQPDRIIPGVANYYATTIANGFDFASVLVKTREGRPIKIENNTLAKTNGHANARVNASVLDLYDSLRVQGPKKGGKTISWSDFDTETIQALNSLKDSGKQIVLLTQTYASPSTSKLVAEFTEKYGNVIHVVYDAISESAALDAYQAMYGERGLANYDFSKAMTIVSVGADFLGDWQGGGFDSGYSKMRIPTNGKMSRHIQFESNMSLSGANADKRVPLTPTQQKLALAQLHSLIVGGSVNANDLPAKVKDAVQQAASELVKAGSNGVLVTGIQDVNAQTVALEINKALGSKAFDPKTPIKTRQGNNKAVQTLISDMKSGKVGAIIMSGVNPLYTLPNANDFAEGLKNTTLSIAFSSKEDETAAAVQYIAAAPHYLESWGDVELKKGHFALMQPTIRPLFDTRQFQDALLKWNGNDVALNDYIKSTWKDTILNGSSYNQALHDGVFSSTTTVETASEEVEQDETPAGNAARALAASATGKGVELTLYSKIGMGDGQQANNPWLQEFPDPITRTSWDNYLTVSKSDAEAWNLVNTNDATGALNGSYVNLKVGKAELKNVPVIIQPGQAKGSVGLAFGYGRNAGLKDDMKTGVNAFALYNDFDTIQNVSIEPVAGMHEFACVQLQNTLMGRGDIIKETTLEIFNTYDKEDHKHGWNKIPVVSLNHEETPVTSPEVDLWDEFDRSIGHHFNLSIDLNACTGCGACVIACHAENNVPVVGKEEIRRSRDMHWLRIDRYYSSEDTFEQDDAKKEGFSGLFGDNGSLGGFGELEDPADNPQVAFQPVMCQHCNHAPCETVCPVAATAHGRQGQNHMAYNRCVGTRYCANNCPYKVRRFNWFLYNGNDEFDYHMNNDLGRMVINPDVTVRSRGVMEKCSMCIQKTQKTILDAKRDGRQIKDGEFQTACSAACSNGAMVFGDINDKDSKVAKLLKDDRMYHLLESVGTKPNVQYHTKVRNTTKA from the coding sequence ATGTCATCAAACAAGAAATACTGGAAAAGTGTTGAGGAGCTAAAAGATAGCTCTATTGTTGAGACGCTAAAACAAAACGAATTTGTTCAAGAAATTCCAACTGATGAGTTCTTAGGTGATAAGGATACATTAGAGGCTTCTTCAACAACACGTCGTGATTTCTTAAAGTATGTTGGTTTTAGTACAGCTGCAGCATCTTTGGCAGCTTGTGAAGGACCAGTGGTAAAATCTATTCCGTACGTAGTACAACCTGATAGAATTATTCCTGGTGTTGCAAATTATTATGCAACCACTATTGCTAACGGATTTGATTTTGCAAGTGTTTTAGTTAAGACTCGTGAAGGTCGTCCAATTAAAATTGAAAACAATACACTAGCTAAAACTAACGGTCACGCTAATGCAAGAGTTAATGCTTCAGTTTTAGATTTATATGATAGTTTAAGAGTACAAGGTCCTAAGAAAGGTGGAAAAACCATTTCTTGGTCAGATTTTGATACTGAAACGATTCAAGCTTTAAATAGCTTAAAAGACTCAGGAAAGCAAATTGTATTATTAACACAAACATATGCTAGCCCATCAACATCTAAATTAGTTGCTGAATTTACAGAAAAATATGGTAATGTAATCCACGTGGTTTATGATGCTATTTCAGAATCTGCAGCATTAGATGCTTATCAAGCTATGTATGGTGAGCGTGGTTTAGCTAATTATGATTTTTCTAAAGCTATGACCATAGTGTCTGTTGGAGCAGACTTTTTAGGAGATTGGCAAGGCGGAGGATTTGATTCTGGATATTCAAAAATGCGTATTCCTACCAATGGTAAAATGTCGCGTCATATTCAGTTTGAATCTAACATGTCATTATCTGGTGCAAACGCAGACAAACGTGTACCATTAACACCAACTCAACAAAAATTAGCTTTAGCACAATTGCACAGTTTGATTGTAGGTGGTTCTGTAAATGCCAACGATTTACCTGCAAAGGTAAAAGATGCAGTACAACAAGCAGCTTCAGAATTAGTTAAAGCAGGAAGTAATGGTGTTTTAGTAACAGGAATTCAAGATGTTAATGCCCAAACGGTAGCTTTAGAAATTAATAAGGCATTAGGAAGCAAAGCTTTTGATCCAAAAACACCAATAAAAACACGTCAAGGTAATAACAAAGCGGTACAAACTTTAATTTCTGATATGAAATCAGGAAAAGTGGGTGCAATTATCATGAGTGGTGTTAATCCATTATATACACTACCTAATGCAAACGACTTTGCTGAAGGATTAAAGAATACAACATTATCTATTGCATTCTCATCTAAAGAAGATGAAACTGCAGCAGCAGTTCAATACATAGCAGCAGCACCTCATTATTTAGAATCTTGGGGAGATGTTGAATTAAAGAAAGGGCATTTTGCATTAATGCAACCAACTATTCGTCCTTTGTTTGATACTAGACAATTTCAAGACGCTTTATTAAAGTGGAACGGGAATGATGTTGCATTAAACGATTATATTAAATCCACTTGGAAAGACACAATCCTTAACGGAAGTTCTTACAACCAAGCTTTACATGACGGTGTATTTAGCAGTACAACAACTGTAGAAACTGCATCTGAAGAAGTAGAACAAGATGAAACTCCTGCAGGAAATGCAGCTAGAGCTTTAGCAGCGTCTGCAACTGGAAAAGGAGTAGAGTTAACATTATATTCTAAAATAGGAATGGGAGATGGACAACAAGCCAATAACCCATGGTTACAAGAGTTTCCAGATCCTATCACGAGAACGTCTTGGGATAATTATTTAACCGTTTCAAAGTCTGATGCAGAAGCTTGGAATTTAGTTAACACTAATGATGCTACAGGCGCATTAAACGGTAGCTATGTAAACCTTAAAGTTGGAAAAGCTGAGTTGAAAAACGTACCAGTAATTATTCAACCAGGACAAGCCAAAGGATCTGTAGGTTTAGCATTTGGATATGGTAGAAACGCTGGTCTTAAAGATGACATGAAAACTGGTGTAAATGCTTTTGCACTTTACAACGATTTTGATACCATACAAAACGTGTCAATCGAGCCAGTTGCTGGAATGCATGAATTTGCATGTGTACAGTTACAAAATACCTTAATGGGACGTGGTGACATTATAAAGGAAACAACTTTAGAAATCTTTAATACTTATGACAAAGAAGATCATAAGCATGGATGGAATAAAATTCCTGTAGTATCATTAAACCACGAAGAAACACCAGTTACTTCACCAGAGGTAGATTTATGGGATGAGTTTGATCGTTCTATTGGACATCACTTTAACTTATCAATAGATTTAAATGCGTGTACTGGATGTGGTGCTTGTGTTATTGCTTGTCATGCAGAAAACAATGTACCTGTTGTAGGTAAAGAAGAAATAAGACGTAGTCGTGATATGCACTGGTTACGTATTGATAGATATTATTCATCTGAAGATACATTTGAACAAGATGATGCTAAAAAAGAAGGTTTCTCTGGATTATTCGGAGATAATGGTTCTTTAGGAGGATTTGGAGAATTAGAAGATCCTGCAGATAACCCGCAAGTAGCATTCCAACCAGTAATGTGTCAGCATTGTAACCATGCACCTTGTGAGACCGTTTGTCCAGTTGCTGCAACAGCACACGGTAGACAAGGTCAAAACCATATGGCATATAACAGATGTGTTGGTACAAGATATTGTGCAAACAACTGTCCTTATAAAGTAAGACGTTTTAACTGGTTCTTATATAACGGAAATGACGAGTTTGATTACCACATGAATAACGATTTAGGTCGTATGGTAATTAACCCAGACGTGACTGTTCGTTCACGTGGTGTGATGGAAAAATGTTCTATGTGTATTCAAAAAACACAAAAAACTATTCTGGATGCAAAACGTGATGGACGTCAAATTAAGGATGGCGAATTCCAAACTGCTTGTTCTGCTGCTTGTAGCAATGGTGCAATGGTATTTGGAGACATTAATGATAAAGACAGTAAAGTTGCAAAACTTTTAAAAGACGATCGTATGTATCACTTATTAGAAAGTGTAGGTACTAAACCTAATGTTCAGTATCATACTAAAGTGAGAAACACGACAAAAGCATAA